Proteins from a genomic interval of Lysobacter arenosi:
- the trxA gene encoding thioredoxin TrxA: MSEKILHVGDADFDAAVLQSSEPVLVDFWAEWCGPCKMIAPALDELAAAYEGKVKIAKVNVDHNRNTAMKYHVRSIPMLLLFKNGQVQATQIGAVGKAQLSQMIDKAL, translated from the coding sequence GTGAGCGAGAAAATTTTGCACGTCGGCGATGCCGATTTCGATGCCGCCGTGCTGCAGTCGTCCGAGCCGGTCCTGGTGGACTTCTGGGCGGAATGGTGCGGCCCGTGCAAGATGATCGCCCCGGCCCTGGACGAGTTGGCCGCTGCCTACGAGGGCAAGGTCAAGATCGCCAAGGTCAACGTCGACCACAACCGCAACACGGCGATGAAGTACCACGTGCGCTCGATCCCGATGCTGTTGCTGTTCAAGAACGGCCAGGTCCAGGCCACCCAGATCGGCGCGGTGGGCAAGGCCCAGCTGAGCCAGATGATCGACAAGGCGCTCTGA
- the rho gene encoding transcription termination factor Rho, translated as MRKPRVSKAADNAAAAQTQLEMPSAPAPRAEAPPPAAPAPSAPAPAAAPSEPRAEGAPAQQGEGGQGQRGQGGQHQGQGQGGQHQNRNQGGGQQGQQQGQGQGGDEGGRNNRRDRFRNRRDRQRDRFQGGMEDDGGNGEQFVPRPHPQVPEGFPQYSLGDLKRMPANKLLDLADTLQIQEGVARARKQDVIFALLKVLTRHGEGVAADGVLEILPDGFGFLRSHEASYLAGPDDTYISPSQIRRFNLRTGDHLSGRIRWPKDGERYFALAVVDTINGEPLEASKNKVLFENLTPLFPRRKFRLERGDGSTEDITGRILDLMAPQGKGQRALIVSPPKAGKTMMMQQVATAITHNHPDVHLIVLLVDERPEEVTEMQRTVRGEVVSSTFDEPAARHVQVAEMVIERAKRLVEHKRDVVILLDSITRLARAYNNVVPSSGKVLTGGVDANALHRPKRFFGAARNVEEGGSLTIIATALIDTGSKMDEVIYEEFKGTGNSEVHLDRRIAEKRVYPAININRSGTRREDLLIEPELLQKIWILRKLLHGMDEIGAMEFLLDKMKTSKSNDEFFSSMKR; from the coding sequence GTGCGCAAGCCGCGTGTGAGCAAGGCCGCCGACAACGCCGCCGCCGCACAGACCCAACTCGAAATGCCCAGCGCCCCGGCGCCGCGCGCGGAAGCCCCGCCGCCGGCTGCCCCGGCCCCCAGCGCGCCCGCTCCGGCCGCCGCTCCCTCCGAACCCCGCGCCGAAGGCGCCCCCGCCCAGCAGGGCGAAGGCGGCCAGGGCCAGCGTGGCCAGGGCGGTCAGCACCAGGGCCAAGGCCAGGGCGGCCAGCACCAGAACCGCAACCAGGGCGGCGGCCAGCAAGGCCAGCAGCAAGGCCAGGGCCAGGGTGGCGACGAAGGCGGCCGCAACAACCGCCGCGACCGCTTCCGCAACCGCCGTGACCGCCAGCGCGACCGCTTCCAGGGTGGCATGGAGGACGACGGCGGCAACGGCGAGCAGTTCGTGCCGCGTCCGCACCCGCAGGTCCCCGAGGGCTTCCCGCAGTACTCGCTGGGCGACCTCAAGCGGATGCCGGCGAACAAGCTGCTCGACCTCGCCGACACCCTGCAGATCCAGGAAGGCGTTGCCCGTGCCCGCAAGCAGGACGTCATCTTCGCCCTGCTCAAGGTCCTGACCCGCCATGGCGAAGGCGTCGCCGCCGACGGCGTGCTGGAGATCCTGCCCGACGGCTTCGGCTTCCTGCGCTCGCATGAGGCCAGCTACCTGGCCGGTCCGGACGACACTTACATCTCGCCCAGCCAGATCCGCCGCTTCAACCTGCGCACCGGCGACCATCTGTCCGGCCGCATCCGCTGGCCCAAGGATGGCGAGCGCTACTTCGCCTTGGCCGTGGTCGACACGATCAACGGCGAGCCGCTGGAAGCGAGCAAGAACAAGGTCCTGTTCGAGAACCTGACGCCGCTGTTCCCGCGTCGCAAGTTCCGCCTCGAGCGCGGTGACGGCTCGACGGAAGACATCACCGGCCGAATCCTCGACCTGATGGCGCCGCAGGGCAAAGGCCAGCGCGCCCTGATCGTCTCGCCGCCGAAGGCCGGCAAGACGATGATGATGCAGCAGGTGGCCACGGCCATCACGCACAACCACCCGGACGTGCATCTGATCGTGCTGCTGGTGGACGAGCGTCCGGAAGAAGTGACCGAGATGCAGCGCACCGTGCGCGGCGAAGTGGTCTCCTCGACCTTCGACGAGCCGGCCGCGCGCCACGTGCAGGTCGCCGAAATGGTGATCGAGCGCGCCAAGCGCCTGGTCGAACACAAGCGCGACGTGGTCATCCTGCTCGACTCGATCACCCGCCTGGCCCGTGCCTACAACAACGTCGTGCCGTCGTCGGGCAAGGTCCTGACCGGTGGTGTCGACGCCAACGCCCTGCACCGCCCGAAGCGTTTCTTCGGTGCCGCGCGCAACGTCGAGGAAGGCGGCTCGCTGACCATCATCGCCACCGCGCTGATCGACACCGGCAGCAAGATGGACGAGGTGATCTACGAAGAGTTCAAGGGCACCGGCAACTCGGAAGTGCACCTGGACCGTCGTATCGCCGAGAAGCGCGTGTACCCGGCGATCAACATCAACCGCTCGGGCACCCGCCGCGAAGACCTGCTGATCGAGCCGGAACTGCTGCAGAAGATCTGGATCCTGCGCAAGCTGCTGCACGGCATGGACGAGATCGGCGCGATGGAGTTCCTGCTGGACAAGATGAAGACCAGCAAGTCGAACGACGAGTTCTTCAGTTCGATGAAGCGCTGA
- a CDS encoding energy transducer TonB: protein MARLGWWGMALVLLTGMAHARAPEEVRRQVEASMLVTGSVDIEQDGSVGGHAFDKAEALPKGLVDLVDQAIKTWRFEPVKADGKAIAARSRFSLRVVGKQAEDGGYTLRIAGVHFGKGNADDSIPHRRGRLAAPRYPEQAAHRGVGGTVYLVLRIGRDGSVEDVIAQQVNLRVAASPKDMEYFRKQFADTCIATARRWRFDPPTQGEAATASSWSVQIPVDFHAPDRPPVSYGRWEAYVPGPRVPVPWRTSAEADRGSTDAIAAGGVYSDSDDGPRLLTPPGQG, encoded by the coding sequence ATGGCAAGGCTGGGGTGGTGGGGAATGGCGCTGGTGCTGCTGACGGGCATGGCGCATGCGCGCGCGCCGGAAGAGGTGCGCAGGCAAGTGGAGGCCAGCATGCTGGTGACCGGCTCGGTCGACATCGAGCAGGACGGCAGCGTGGGCGGCCATGCCTTCGACAAGGCCGAAGCGCTTCCCAAGGGCCTGGTCGACCTCGTCGACCAGGCGATCAAGACGTGGCGCTTCGAGCCGGTGAAGGCCGATGGCAAGGCGATTGCGGCACGAAGCAGGTTCAGCCTGCGTGTCGTCGGCAAACAAGCCGAGGATGGCGGTTACACGCTGCGAATCGCCGGCGTCCATTTCGGCAAGGGCAATGCCGACGATTCGATCCCGCATCGGCGCGGTCGCCTCGCGGCTCCCCGCTATCCGGAGCAGGCCGCGCACCGTGGCGTCGGTGGCACGGTCTATCTGGTGCTGCGGATCGGCCGCGATGGCAGCGTCGAGGATGTCATCGCGCAACAGGTCAATCTTCGCGTCGCGGCGTCGCCGAAGGACATGGAGTACTTTCGCAAGCAGTTCGCCGACACCTGCATCGCGACGGCCCGCAGGTGGCGCTTCGATCCGCCGACGCAGGGTGAGGCGGCGACCGCGTCGTCATGGTCGGTGCAGATACCCGTGGACTTCCATGCGCCCGATCGCCCACCTGTCAGCTACGGTCGCTGGGAAGCTTATGTCCCAGGCCCGCGCGTGCCAGTGCCGTGGCGGACAAGCGCCGAAGCCGACCGTGGCTCGACCGATGCCATCGCAGCCGGTGGCGTCTACTCCGACAGCGACGACGGCCCGCGCCTGCTGACGCCGCCGGGACAGGGATGA